In Streptomyces venezuelae, the sequence CCGGACACCGGCGAGGTGCTCGTCGAGGGCGTCGGAGACGGCGTCGTCGTGCACGGCACGGAGCATCGAGGAGAAGACGTCACCGTCCGCCTTCGTCTCCTGGAACCAGGCGTACGCCTCCGCGTCCGGGGTGCCCTCGTACCCGTCGGCCAGCCCGGCGAAGAGCTCCTCCGGCGTGTAGAGCAGGCCCCGGTACGGGTTGAACGGCAGGTCGGGCACGGGCGGGAAGACCAGCGCGCCGTCGGCGCGGACCTTCGCCGCCGCGTCGGGCTCCATCGGACAGCCCAGGAACACGGCCGCCGAGGTGTCGGCTGCGAGCAGCGCGAAGGTCCGCTCCATCAGGTTGACCGACTGGATCCGGTAGCCGCTGAGCGAGCCGCGTGCCACGACCTGGTCGAATTCGGCGAGCGTCTCGATCTCGATGTCTGGGTTGACCATTCGGCCCACCCTAAGTGCTGCTCGTGTCAGCGGGTCAATGCCAGCGACGTCAGCTGCGCCACACCCCAGCTGAGCGGTACGCACACGGCCAGGAGCGCGGTGGCCCGCAGACTCGCGGCGGTGCGCAGGACGTTGGACGGGGCGCCCAGGTCGAGCAGGGCCGTGCGTCCGGGCAGCCGGCTCCGGCGGGCCTCCACCACGGATGTGAGAAGGGTCGCGGCGGCGCACAGGGTCACCAGGGTGACGGCCGGCCAGGTCAGCGGGCCCAGCGGGACGGGCAGTCCGCCGCGGTCGCGCAGGGCGAACGCGGTCAGGGCGCCCGCGGCCACCGAGCAGAGCACGCCGAGCGGTGGACCGATCCGGGGAGCCTCCTCCTGGAGCGTCCGCCCGGCCAGCAGCCGCAGCGCTCCCGGGCGCACGGCCTGGACCAGGCTCCCGCAGGCGTAGGCGAGCCCCGGTCCGGCCAGGGCGAGCCCGACCGCGGTCAGCGACCAGCCGACGAGCGTTCCGGCGCCGTCCCGGCCCGCGTAGGCCGAGGCCGCGAGGCCGCAAGCGGTCAGCGCGATGCCCCAGGGCAGTCCGGTCTGGGGGGCCCGCGGCGGGTGCGGGCGCAGCGCGAGGGCCGTGGCGGCCGCGGCGGTCACCGGGATCAGGGCCAGCAGGGTCAGGGCGCCCGCCACCGGCAGCGGCAGGTCGGCGTGGAGCAGCCCGGTCCCGGCCCCGTCGAACGGCAGCCCGGCCAGTTCCCCGCGCAGGTGGAGGAAGACGGCCAGGGCCAGGGCGCTGCCGAGGGCGCAGGCGACGGCGGTGGAGATGGCGGCGGCCAGCATGAGCCGGACGGGGCCCAGCCCGACGGCGTCCAGTCCCTCGCGGGGCTGGGTCGCGGGGTCGGCCCGGGCCACGACGACGGCGAAGTGGACGGTGACGGCGAGCGGGATCAGGGCCCACAGCAGGCGAGGGAACGATCCGGCGGGCTGGGCCACGGCACCGGCGAGTACATAGAGGAGGAGGAACCCGGTTCCGGTCGAGGCTGCGGCGACGAGGAGCCGCCGCAGCTGGACGAGCGGCCGGGAACCGCGGGCTAGGCGGAGAGCGAGCACGCGGCCTGGTCCTCCGTGGTGTCGGCGACGGGGGAGGCGGCGGCCGCGGCCCCCGCGAGGCGGCCGTCGAGCAGGGCGATCCGCCGGTCCGCGGCGGCCGCGGTGGCCTCGTCGTGGGTGGCCAGCAGCACGGTGATGCCGTGGGAGCGGGCCGCGGTGGTCAGCGTACGGAGCAGCAGGGCCCGCTCGGTGCGGTGCAGCGGGGCCGTGGGCTCGTCGGCGAAGATCACCGCGGGCTCGTTGACCAGGGCCCGGGCGAGTGCGACCCGCTGGCACTCGGAGCGGGCGAGGGCGCCGGGGCGCTTGCGGGCGGAGCCGGCGATGTCGAGGCGGTCCAGCCATTCGCAGGCGGCCTTGCGGGCGGTGCGGTGGGAGGCTCCGGCGAGCAGCAGGGGCAGGGCCGCGTTCTCCCAGGCCTTGAGCTCGGGCAGCAGCTGGGGCTCGTGGCCGATCCAGCCGAACCGGTCGCGGCGCAGCCGTTCGCGGACGAGCGTGCCCATGGTGTGGACGGGGAGGCTGTTGAACCAGATCTCGCCCTGCTGGGGCCGCAGTTGCCCGGACAGGCAGCGGAGCAGGGTGGTCTTGCCGCTGCCGCGGGGACCGGTCAGGGCGAGGATCTCACCCTGGCGGACTCCGACGGAGATCTCGACGAGGGCGGGGGATCTGTCGTGGGAGTAGTGAAGGGACCGAGCCCACAGGACGTCATTGTCAGGCGGGGCAATGTCGGGTGGAGCCACCATGGCGTACACCTCCGTCCGAGGGAACGAAGCGGAGCCGTTCGAAGTCACTGGCGCCGCACTGAGATGTAAAGAGATGAACCGCTTGGATGGTGACAGCACACGGCCCGGACCCCCGCGTTCTCACTCGAACGGGGGATCCGGGCCGTGTGGTTGGACTACAGCGGCTCGGGCGGTCTAAGGCCCGGTTACAGCTTGGTCCATGCCTCGGTGAGCACCGTGCGCAGGATTCCCTCGATCTCGTCGAAGGTGCCCTGGTCGGCGATCAGCGGCGGCGCGAGCTGGATGACCGGGTCGCCGCGGTCGTCGGCCCGGCAGTACAGGCCGTTCTCGAAGAGGGCCTTGGAGAGGAAGCCGTAGAGCACGCGCTCCGTCTCCTCGTCCGTGAAGGATTCCTTGGTGACCTTGTCCTTGACGAGCTCGATGCCGTAGAAGTACCCGTTGCCGCGTACGTCGCCGACGATCGGCAGGTCGTGCAGCTTCTTCAGCGTCGAGAAGAAGGCGTCCTCGTTGTCCAGCACGTGCTGGTTGAGGCCTTCCTTGTCGAAGATGTCGAGGTTGGCCAGCGCCACCGCGGAGGACACCGGGTGTCCGCCGAAGGTGTAGCCGTGCAGGAAGGTGTTGTCACCCTTGTAGAACGGCTCGGCGATGCGGTCCGAGACGATGCAGGCGCCGATCGGGGAGTAGCCCGAGGTCATGCCCTTCGCGCAGGTGATCATGTCCGGCACGTAGCCGAACTTGTCGCAGGCGAACATCGTGCCGAGGCGGCCGAAGGCGCAGATCGTCTCGTCGGAGACGAGGAGCACGTCGTACTCGTCGCAGATCTCGCGGACCCGCTGGAAGTACCCGGGCGGCGGCGGGAAGCAGCCACCGGCGTTCTGCACCGGCTCCAGGAAGACGGCGGCGACGGTGTCGGCACCCTCGAACAGGATCTCCTGCTCGATCTGGTCGGCGCACCAGCGGCCGAACGCCTCCGGGTCGTCGCCGTAGATCGGGGCGCGGTAGATGTTGGTGTTCGGCACCTTGTGCGCGCCGGGGACCAGCGGCTCGAAGGGGGCCTTGAGGGCCGGCAGGCCCGTGATGGACAGGGCGCCCTGCGGGGTGCCGTGGTAGGCCACCGCACGCGAGATGACCTTGTACTTGGTGTGCTTGCCCTGCAGCTTGTAGAACTGCTTGGCGAGCTTCCAGGCGGTCTCGACGGCCTCGCCGCCACCGGTCGTGAAGAAGACCTTGTTCAGGTCGCCCGGGGCGTAGTCGGCGAGGCGCTCGGCGAGCTCGACGGCCTTGGGGTGGGCGTACGACCAGATGGGGAAGAACGCGAGTTCCTGGGCCTGCTTGTACGCGACCTCGGCCAGTTCCTTGCGGCCGTGACCGGCGTTGACCACGAACAGTCCGGCGAGACCGTCGAGGTAGCGCTTGCCCTTGTCGTCCCAGATATAGGTGCCCTCGCCCCGGACGATGGTGGGGACGGGGGAGTTCTCGTAGGACGACATGCGGGTGAAGTGCATCCACAAGTGGTCGTACGCGGTCTTGGAGAGGTCCTGGCTCACGGTTATCGGGTTCCCCACATGTAGGTCTGCTTCTTCAGCTTCAGGTAAACGAAGCTTTCGGTTGATCGCACGCCGGGGAGCGTGCGGATCTTCTTGTTGATCGTTTCGAGCAGGTGGTCGTCGTCCTCGCAGACGATTTCCACCATCAGGTCGAACGACCCCGCGGTCATGACCACGTACTCGCACTCGGCCATGGCGGTCAGCGCGTCGGCCACCGGGTCGAGGTCGCCCTCGACGTTGATGCCGACCATGGCCTGCCGTCGCAGGCCCACGGTGAGCGGGTCGGTGACGGCGACGATCTGCATGACGCCCTGGTCGAGCAGTTTCTGCACCCGCTGACGCACGGCCGCCTCGGAGAGGCCCACGGCCTTGCCGATCGACGCATAGGGACGGCGACCGTCCTCCTGCAGTTGCTCGATGATCGCCAGGGACACAGCATCGACCGAAGGGGACGGTTGTCTGTTCCTGGAATCTGCGCTTCGACTGACCACGACCTCACTCTGCACGAGGGTCGTCTGTTCCGCAAGGCGTAATCGATGAAATCCGTTGTTTGGCAACTCGGATCTCACTGATTTCGTAGGTGGTGGCGTCCGGGTCTGTCGAAAGCCTCCGCCGAGGGGCTAGGCTTTGGTAAACGTCTCAATCGTTGGACATGTGATCAGGAGTGTGGCTGTAGTGACCACCGAACTGCGTCGTCTGCGCAACTACATCGGCGGGGAGTTCAAGGACGCCGCCGACGGGCGGACCACCGAGGTGGTCAACCCGGCCACCGGCGAGGTGTACGCCACCGCCCCGCTCTCGGGCCAGGCCGATGTGGATGCCGCCATGGCCGCTGCCGCGGCCGCCTTCCCGGGCTGGCGTGACACCACCCCCGCGGAGCGCCAGAAGGCCCTGCTGAAGATCGCGGACGCCTTCGAGGCGCGTGCGGACGAGCTCGTCGCCGCCGAGTCGGAGAACACCGGCAAGCCGCTGGCTCTCACGGCCAGCGAGGAGCTGCCCCCGATGGTGGACCAGATCCGCTTCTTCGCGGGTGCCGCACGGCTCCTGGAGGGCCGTTCGGCCGGCGAGTACATGGAGGGGATGACCTCGATCATCCGCCGTGAGCCGGTCGGTGTCTGTGCCCAGGTCGCGCCGTGGAACTACCCGATGATGATGGCCGTGTGGAAGTTCGCCCCGGCGATCGCGGCGGGCAACACGGTCGTGCTCAAGCCGTCGGACACCACCCCGGCCTCCACCGTCCTGATGGCGGAGATCATCGACTCGGTGCTGCCCAAGGGCGTGTTCAACGTCGTCTGCGGTGACCGTGAGACCGGCAAGGCCATGGTCGAGCACTCCACCCCGGCGATGGCCTCCATCACCGGCTCGGTGCGTGCGGGCATGCAGGTCGCCGAGAGCGCCTCCAAGGACGTCAAGCGCGTCCACCTGGAGCTCGGCGGCAAGGCCCCGGTCGTGGTCTTCGAGGACGCCGACATCGCCAAGGCCGTCGAGGACATCGCGGTCGCCGGCTACTTCAACGCCGGCCAGGACTGCACGGCCGCCACCCGCGTGCTCGTGCACGAGTCGATCCACGACGAGTTCGTGGCCGCGCTCGCCAAGGCCGCCTCCGACACCAAGACCGGCCAGCCGGACGACGAGGACGTGCTGTACGGCCCGCTGAACAACCCGAACCAGCTCAAGCAGGTCGCGGGCTTCATCGAGCGCCTCCCCGCCCACGCCAAGGTCGAGGCGGGTGGCCACCAGGTCGGCGAGAGGGGCTACTTCTACGCCCCGACCGTGGTCTCCGGCCTCAAGCAGGACGACGAGATCATCCAGAACGAGGTCTTCGGCCCCGTCATCACCGTCCAGTCCTTCGCGAGCGAGGGCCAGGCCCTGGAGTACGCGAACGGCGTCGAGTTCGCCCTCGCCTCCTCCGTGTGGACCAAGGACCACGGCCGTGCGATGCGGATGTCCAAGAACCTCGACTTCGGCTGCGTGTGGATCAACACCCACATCCCGCTCGTCGCCGAGATGCCGCACGGCGGCTTCAAGAAGTCCGGCTACGGCAAGGACCTCTCCGCCTACGGCTTCGAGGACTACACGCGCATCAAGCACGTGATGACCTCGCTCGACGGCTGACCGGCCGCATCGATCACAGCACAGCGTTGACGGGGCGGGCAGTAGACAACATGTCTATTGCCCGCCCCCTCGCGTTCGCCGAGGCTGTGCCCATGCCCGAACTCGCCTTCTCCCGCCGTTCCGCGCTGTACGGCCTCGGTGCCGCGGGCCTCACGGCCGCCCTCGCCGGCTGCGGCGTGCCCGCCGCCTACGTCCCGGAGGAAGGGCGCGGGGGACCCGACCGTTCCGAGCGGGACCGCAGTGTCACGTTCTCCAACTGGCCGCTGTACATCGACACCGACGAGGAGGACGAGGAGCGCCGCCCGACGCTGGACGCCTTCTCGGAGCGCACCGGCATCGAGGTCCGGTACACCGAGGAGATCAACGACAACGACGAGTTCTTCGGCAAGGTCAGCCCGGCCCTGATGAACCGCCAGGAGACCGGCCACGACCTGATCGTGGTCAGCGACTGGATGGCCGCCCGCTTCGTCCACCTGGGCTGGGCCCAGAAGCTGGACCGGTCGGCCCAGCCCAACGTGGCCCGGCACCTCGACCCGCAACTGCGTTCCCCCGCCTTCGACGAGGGCCGGCTGCACACCGTCCCCTGGCAGTCGGGGATCACCGGCATCGCCTACAACCGCAAAGCCCTCGGCCGGGAGATCAGGTCGGTCAAGGACCTGTGGCAGCCGGACCTGGCGGGCAAGGTCACCCTCTTCTCCGGGCTCGACGAGTCCTTCGCGCTGCTCATGCAGGGCGACGGCGTGGACGTCACCCGCTGGACCGAGTCCGACTTCCACCGGATGTGCGACCAGGTCGAGAGCATGGTGAAGAAGAAGCACATCCGCCGCTTCACCGGCAACGACTACACCTCCGATCTGAGCAAGGGCGATGTCCTCGCCTGCCAGGCCTACTCCGGTGACGCCATCCAGCTCCAGGCCGACAACCCCGACATCGAGTTCGTCGTCCCGGAAGAAGGGGCCGAACTCTGGGCCGAGAGCCTGCTCGTCCCCAACCTGGCCCGGCACAAGGCCAATGCCGAGGCCCTCATCGACCACTACTACGCGCCCGAGGTGGCCGCCTCGCTCGCCGCCTCCGTCAACTACGTCTGCCCCGTCCCGGCCGCCCGCGAGGTCCTGGCCGCCTCCGGTGACCAGGAGACCGCCGAACTCGCCGAGAACCCCCTGATCTTCCCGGACGACGACATGCGCAAGCGGCTGGTCGTGGCCCGGGACATCTCCTCGGCCGAGCGCCGGTCCCTCGCCAGGCGCTGGAACGCGATCGTCGGCCTCTGACGGGACGGCGGGAGGCGAGTATTGAACACGTTCAGCAAATTGGCTGAACGTGTTCAGAAATGGGCGTAGGCTTCCTTCCATGAGCGAGAGAAGCGCCCTTCAGCGGCGTATCCGTGCCTGGTTGACCCTGTTCCTGATCTGCCTGGTGCTCAGCGGTCTCACGGCCTTCCCCCTGGTCAGTGAGCTTCGTTGGGCCAACGCCCTGGTCGACCACGAGTGGCTGCGACGGGTGGGCGACGGACTGGAGCGGGCCGACGCCGACTACCCCTTCCTCCTCTACGGAACCGACTGGCTCGCCTTCGCCCACCTCGTCATCGCCGTCTTCTTCTACGGGGTCCACCGCGACCCGGTACGCAACATCTGGATCGTCGAAGCCGGCATGATCGCCTGCGCCGGAGTGATACCGCTGGCCCTGATATGCGGCCCGATCCGGGGCATCCCCTTCTGGTGGAGCGTCATCGACATGTCGTTCGGCGTCTTCGGCGTGATCCCCCTGCTGGTCCTCCACCGCATGATCAAGCGCCTTGAGGCCATGCCCGCGTGACGCCGGCGGCCGCCTGCACCAACAGGGTCAGCCCCCGGTCCTGCAGACGGGCATCCGCGGTGCGGACCCGCTCGCCGAAGGCCCGTATCACCGCCCGAGCCCGGCCCGTACGGCCGTCAGCGCGTCCAGCCGGTTCGTGGTGATCGCGTCGACCCCCGCCGCAACGAGGCTCTTCATCGTCCGCCGGGTGTCCGCGGTCCAGGCCGACACCAGCAGCCCTTCCCGGTGGAGCGCGTCCACCAGGTCCCGGCTCACCACTCCGAAGCGGTAGTTGAGCCAGCGCGGTGCCACGGCGTCGATCAGTGTCCGCCGCGGCGGACACAGCGAGGTCCAGGTCAGCGCGATCTCCGCGCCCGGATCGGCGGCGCGGACCGCCAGCATCGTGTTCGGCCCCGCGCAGTAGTACGTCCGCTCGCGCGCCCCGCAGTCGCGGACCTCGCCCACGACGATGCGCACCGCCTCGGGGGTGGCGCCGGGCAGGTCGAGCATCAGCCGGCCCGGCCCGGCGGCCGTCAGGGCGTCGCGCAGCGTCGGAACCCCGCCCAGCGTCAGCGCCTTCAGCTGCGGGGCCGTGACGTCGTCGAGGCGGACATCGTGGCCCCACAGCCGCTGGAGCGTTTCGTCGTGGAGGAGCACCGGCACTCCGTCCCTGGTCAGCCGTACGTCGATCTCGACGGCGTCCGCCCCGCGCGCGAAGGCGGAGCGGATCGAGGCCAGGGTGTTCTCACGGACA encodes:
- a CDS encoding gamma-aminobutyraldehyde dehydrogenase translates to MTTELRRLRNYIGGEFKDAADGRTTEVVNPATGEVYATAPLSGQADVDAAMAAAAAAFPGWRDTTPAERQKALLKIADAFEARADELVAAESENTGKPLALTASEELPPMVDQIRFFAGAARLLEGRSAGEYMEGMTSIIRREPVGVCAQVAPWNYPMMMAVWKFAPAIAAGNTVVLKPSDTTPASTVLMAEIIDSVLPKGVFNVVCGDRETGKAMVEHSTPAMASITGSVRAGMQVAESASKDVKRVHLELGGKAPVVVFEDADIAKAVEDIAVAGYFNAGQDCTAATRVLVHESIHDEFVAALAKAASDTKTGQPDDEDVLYGPLNNPNQLKQVAGFIERLPAHAKVEAGGHQVGERGYFYAPTVVSGLKQDDEIIQNEVFGPVITVQSFASEGQALEYANGVEFALASSVWTKDHGRAMRMSKNLDFGCVWINTHIPLVAEMPHGGFKKSGYGKDLSAYGFEDYTRIKHVMTSLDG
- a CDS encoding glycerophosphodiester phosphodiesterase, producing MSTLTAVGHRGDPYRVRENTLASIRSAFARGADAVEIDVRLTRDGVPVLLHDETLQRLWGHDVRLDDVTAPQLKALTLGGVPTLRDALTAAGPGRLMLDLPGATPEAVRIVVGEVRDCGARERTYYCAGPNTMLAVRAADPGAEIALTWTSLCPPRRTLIDAVAPRWLNYRFGVVSRDLVDALHREGLLVSAWTADTRRTMKSLVAAGVDAITTNRLDALTAVRAGLGR
- a CDS encoding Lrp/AsnC family transcriptional regulator gives rise to the protein MQSEVVVSRSADSRNRQPSPSVDAVSLAIIEQLQEDGRRPYASIGKAVGLSEAAVRQRVQKLLDQGVMQIVAVTDPLTVGLRRQAMVGINVEGDLDPVADALTAMAECEYVVMTAGSFDLMVEIVCEDDDHLLETINKKIRTLPGVRSTESFVYLKLKKQTYMWGTR
- a CDS encoding spermidine/putrescine ABC transporter substrate-binding protein; the encoded protein is MPELAFSRRSALYGLGAAGLTAALAGCGVPAAYVPEEGRGGPDRSERDRSVTFSNWPLYIDTDEEDEERRPTLDAFSERTGIEVRYTEEINDNDEFFGKVSPALMNRQETGHDLIVVSDWMAARFVHLGWAQKLDRSAQPNVARHLDPQLRSPAFDEGRLHTVPWQSGITGIAYNRKALGREIRSVKDLWQPDLAGKVTLFSGLDESFALLMQGDGVDVTRWTESDFHRMCDQVESMVKKKHIRRFTGNDYTSDLSKGDVLACQAYSGDAIQLQADNPDIEFVVPEEGAELWAESLLVPNLARHKANAEALIDHYYAPEVAASLAASVNYVCPVPAAREVLAASGDQETAELAENPLIFPDDDMRKRLVVARDISSAERRSLARRWNAIVGL
- a CDS encoding aspartate aminotransferase family protein encodes the protein MGNPITVSQDLSKTAYDHLWMHFTRMSSYENSPVPTIVRGEGTYIWDDKGKRYLDGLAGLFVVNAGHGRKELAEVAYKQAQELAFFPIWSYAHPKAVELAERLADYAPGDLNKVFFTTGGGEAVETAWKLAKQFYKLQGKHTKYKVISRAVAYHGTPQGALSITGLPALKAPFEPLVPGAHKVPNTNIYRAPIYGDDPEAFGRWCADQIEQEILFEGADTVAAVFLEPVQNAGGCFPPPPGYFQRVREICDEYDVLLVSDETICAFGRLGTMFACDKFGYVPDMITCAKGMTSGYSPIGACIVSDRIAEPFYKGDNTFLHGYTFGGHPVSSAVALANLDIFDKEGLNQHVLDNEDAFFSTLKKLHDLPIVGDVRGNGYFYGIELVKDKVTKESFTDEETERVLYGFLSKALFENGLYCRADDRGDPVIQLAPPLIADQGTFDEIEGILRTVLTEAWTKL
- a CDS encoding ABC transporter ATP-binding protein produces the protein MVAPPDIAPPDNDVLWARSLHYSHDRSPALVEISVGVRQGEILALTGPRGSGKTTLLRCLSGQLRPQQGEIWFNSLPVHTMGTLVRERLRRDRFGWIGHEPQLLPELKAWENAALPLLLAGASHRTARKAACEWLDRLDIAGSARKRPGALARSECQRVALARALVNEPAVIFADEPTAPLHRTERALLLRTLTTAARSHGITVLLATHDEATAAAADRRIALLDGRLAGAAAAASPVADTTEDQAACSLSA